A single window of Lutzomyia longipalpis isolate SR_M1_2022 chromosome 1, ASM2433408v1 DNA harbors:
- the LOC129792133 gene encoding protein tramtrack, alpha isoform isoform X2 — protein MTSQRFCLRWNNHQTNLLSVFDQLLHAETFTDVTLAVEGQYLKAHKMVLSACSPYFQALFVNHPEKHPIVILKDVPFADMKSLLDFMYRGEVSVDQERLTAFLRVAESLRIKGLTEVNDERPMGPAHTPPPPQLHRIHPYLAQRKQQGMLLSNPLLGSALTMPKRKRGRPRKLSGSSNGAGNDYDDYESRDNLIQGSPELLEVKMGADMYSNSGNEGSDDNRNRDDVDQDSNQEAMDTSESQQSKSASHPAASTSKEPSPRKDQDNSTSDDGRESATGFGILKQEPKDSKSIPNIKIRVNPITQTTALSLPNALHQLQHDSLNNNSPTMEGSASPQSHSAPATLAMTPPAETPATSSSIASGTTTTASIANPSSTPTSGSTRQPVRRRIRRKANSAVDDPAEQLTEMSVRGLNLFRYASINEGVYQCTECAKDNIQKTFKNKYSFQRHAFLYHEGTQRKVFPCPVCGKEFSRPDKMKNHMKTTHECYMPKDCVYPLNFLVGAGIENASIPKIEKIETAMPTTQ, from the exons ATGACGTCCCAAAGATTTTGTCTTCGATGGAACAATCATCAAACAAACCTACTATCAGTCTTCGATCAACTGCTACACGCAGAAACATTCACGGATGTCACGTTAGCCGTTGAAGGACAATACCTCAAAGCTCACAAG ATGGTGCTATCGGCATGCAGTCCATACTTCCAGGCACTTTTTGTCAACCATCCTGAAAAACATCCCATCGTCATACTGAAAGACGTACCCTTTGCCGATATGAAGAGCTTGTTGGATTTTATGTATCGCGGTGAGGTTTCGGTGGATCAAGAGCGACTTACGGCATTTCTCAGGGTAGCCGAAAGTTTACGGATAAAGGGTCTAACGGAAGTGAATGATGAGAGACCCATGGGACCTGCTCATACACCACCCCCGCCGCAATTGCATAGAATTCATCCATATCTAGCGCAACGGAAGCAACAGGGTATGCTCCTCAGCAATCCCCTCCTTGGCAGTGCACTAACAATGCCAAAGAGGAAACGGGGGCGACCGCGGAAGCTATCGGGAAGTTCAAATGGAGCAGGAAATGACTACGATGACTATGAATCCCGCGATAATCTTATTCAA gGCTCACCTGAACTGCTGGAAGTAAAGATGGGTGCAGATATGTATTCAAATTCAGGCAATGAGGGATCTGATGACAACCGAAACAGAGATGACGTCGATCAGGATTCAAATCAA GAAGCAATGGACACATCAGAGTCGCAACAGAGCAAATCAGCGTCACATCCCGCCGCGTCAACGTCAAAAGAACCCAGTCCGCGAAAAGACCAAGACAACAGTACCTCAG ATGACGGCCGAGAATCAGCAACGGGTTTTGGGATACTGAAGCAAGAGCCGAAAGATTCAAAATCAATACCGAATATCAAAATCCGCGTGAATCCCATAACACAGACAACGGCACTGAGTTTACCGAATGCTCTACACCAGTTGCAGCATGATTCCTTAAATAACAACTCCCCCACAATGGAGGGTTCCGCATCGCCACAATCTCACTCAGCACCCGCCACATTGGCAATGACACCACCCGCCGAAACACCCGCCACAAGTAGTTCAATTGCATCGGGTACAACCACCACGGCATCCATTGCAAATCCATCGAGTACCCCAACATCGGGTTCAACGAGGCAACCCGTTCGACGGCGGATACGGCGGAAAGCCAATTCGGCTGTGGACGATCCGGCGGAACAGCTCACGGAGATGAGTGTCCGCGGTTTGAATCTTTTTCGCTACGCCAGCATCAATGAGGGTGTGTACCAGTGTACCGAATGTGCCAAGGACAATATCCAGAAGACGTTCAAGAACAAATACAGCTTCCAGCGGCATGCCTTCCTATATCACGAGGGCACGCAGCGCAAGGTCTTCCCGTGCCCGGTGTGCGGGAAGGAATTCTCGAGGCcggacaaaatgaaaaatcacatGAAAACCACGCACGAGTGCTACATGCCCAAGGACTGTGTCTACCCGCTCAATTTCCTCGTAGGTGCTGGAATTGAGAATGCCTCAATTCCCaagattgaaaaaattgagactGCAATGCCGACAACTCAGTAA
- the LOC129792133 gene encoding protein tramtrack, beta isoform isoform X1, translating to MTSQRFCLRWNNHQTNLLSVFDQLLHAETFTDVTLAVEGQYLKAHKMVLSACSPYFQALFVNHPEKHPIVILKDVPFADMKSLLDFMYRGEVSVDQERLTAFLRVAESLRIKGLTEVNDERPMGPAHTPPPPQLHRIHPYLAQRKQQGMLLSNPLLGSALTMPKRKRGRPRKLSGSSNGAGNDYDDYESRDNLIQGSPELLEVKMGADMYSNSGNEGSDDNRNRDDVDQDSNQEAMDTSESQQSKSASHPAASTSKEPSPRKDQDNSTSGDRFADDGSDADSAMDATFMEPQLMLDEYDEPVEFKYDPNSASPPQSGDQTQSNPGATSSGNRSTTVQLEMPKLTPILQHHILAPQKILPKLQKRPKVKQNGISGEQQGGGATGGGSSSLQVTNVFGNLNNNDFIDIFSSNLFTTTNTSTSASTSPQSSTTIKIEPQITSNRSGKYIIDDSEGSVRDFCTKEGDHVYRCKVCSRVYTHISNFCRHYVTSHKRNVKVYPCPYCFKEFTRKDNMTAHVKIIHKLENSSGSTGSAASVATSQGQ from the exons ATGACGTCCCAAAGATTTTGTCTTCGATGGAACAATCATCAAACAAACCTACTATCAGTCTTCGATCAACTGCTACACGCAGAAACATTCACGGATGTCACGTTAGCCGTTGAAGGACAATACCTCAAAGCTCACAAG ATGGTGCTATCGGCATGCAGTCCATACTTCCAGGCACTTTTTGTCAACCATCCTGAAAAACATCCCATCGTCATACTGAAAGACGTACCCTTTGCCGATATGAAGAGCTTGTTGGATTTTATGTATCGCGGTGAGGTTTCGGTGGATCAAGAGCGACTTACGGCATTTCTCAGGGTAGCCGAAAGTTTACGGATAAAGGGTCTAACGGAAGTGAATGATGAGAGACCCATGGGACCTGCTCATACACCACCCCCGCCGCAATTGCATAGAATTCATCCATATCTAGCGCAACGGAAGCAACAGGGTATGCTCCTCAGCAATCCCCTCCTTGGCAGTGCACTAACAATGCCAAAGAGGAAACGGGGGCGACCGCGGAAGCTATCGGGAAGTTCAAATGGAGCAGGAAATGACTACGATGACTATGAATCCCGCGATAATCTTATTCAA gGCTCACCTGAACTGCTGGAAGTAAAGATGGGTGCAGATATGTATTCAAATTCAGGCAATGAGGGATCTGATGACAACCGAAACAGAGATGACGTCGATCAGGATTCAAATCAA GAAGCAATGGACACATCAGAGTCGCAACAGAGCAAATCAGCGTCACATCCCGCCGCGTCAACGTCAAAAGAACCCAGTCCGCGAAAAGACCAAGACAACAGTACCTCAG gtGATCGTTTTGCCGATGATGGATCAGATGCAGATAGTGCAATGGATGCAACTTTTATGGAGCCACAGCTGATGTTGGATGAATATGATGAACCTGTAGAATTTAAGTATGATCCCAATTCGGCATCTCCGCCACAGTCGGGTGATCAAACGCAATCAAATCCGGGGGCCACTTCGAGTGGCAACCGAAGTACCACCGTTCAATTGGAGATGCCAAAGTTGACGCCAATTTTGCAACATCACATTTTGGCACCTCAGAAAATACTACCAAAGCTACAGAAACGTCCAAAAGTGAAACAAAATGGCATCTCAGGGGAGCAACAGGGTGGTGGCGCAACGGGTGGCGGCTCAAGTAGCCTCCAAGTGACGAATGTCTTTGGGAACCTCAACAACAATGATTTCATTGACATCTTCTCCAGCAATCTATTCACAACGACCAACACCTCAACGTCCGCCTCAACGTCCCCCCAATCGTCGACAACAATCAAAATTGAGCCACAGATCACGAGCAATCGCAGCGGCAAATACATTATCGATGACTCAGAGGGCTCCGTCAGGGATTTCTGTACCAAAGAGGGCGATCATGTGTATCGCTGTAAAGTATGCTCACGCGTCTACACCCACATCAGCAACTTCTGCCGTCACTATGTCACGTCACACAAGCGCAATGTTAAAGTCTACCCATGTCCCTATTGCTTCAAGGAATTCACGCGAAAGGACAACATGACGGCTCACGTGAAGATTATTCACAAACTCGAAAATAGCTCCGGTAGTACCGGTAGTGCGGCATCCGTCGCAACGAGTCAAGGGCAGTAG
- the LOC129792833 gene encoding uncharacterized protein LOC129792833: MRIKIFSSTEKPKDSTKSSSAATLVVKIQTESNREGKQKKDVNQDLGHLGPSQKTAKSIQEKADLLDYVMREDGSVLCKICGEILSSRTHWYRHKYKIHSPISAPGSHPSALFQCEQCSAFFKSRKGYIGHLASRHSSTQEISVRSVKQEDGPEKITRGEILMDSLDESSWEEQRKRDEELVAEIIKRVRRECEAQGAAIGRRGYNRRTTIMNSS, encoded by the coding sequence atgagaataaaaatcttttcttctacAGAAAAACCAAAAGACTCCACAAAATCCTCATCAGCAGCAACATTggttgtgaaaattcaaactgAAAGCAATCGGGAAGGGAAACAGAAGAAAGACGTTAACCAAGATCTTGGACATCTTGGACCATCTCAGAAAACCGCAAAGAGCATCCAGGAAAAAGCTGATCTCTTGGATTACGTGATGCGCGAAGATGGGAgtgttttgtgcaaaatttgcGGAGAAATTCTCTCAAGTCGTACCCACTGGTATCGTCACAAGTACAAAATTCACAGCCCCATCAGTGCTCCAGGAAGTCATCCCAGTGCACTCTTTCAGTGCGAGCAGTGCAGTGCGTTCTTTAAATCGCGCAAAGGCTACATTGGGCACCTGGCTAGTCGACACAGCAGCACACAGGAAATTTCAGTAAGAAGTGTGAAGCAGGAGGATGGTCCAGAGAAGATCACGAGAGGAGAAATCCTGATGGATTCCCTTGATGAATCATCCTGGGAGGAGCAGAGGAAGCGCGATGAGGAACTCGTGGCAGAAATCATAAAGCGTGTGAGGAGAGAATGTGAAGCTCAGGGAGCTGCAATTGGTCGTAGAGGCTACAACAGGCGAACAACCATCATGAATTCATCCTGA
- the LOC129792864 gene encoding 28S ribosomal protein S33, mitochondrial — MSKYKDLVNLTTPYARRMQYLSNRIFGEVARPTNSKSMKVVKMFSAKPVEKNDYYVNYYPRHVEVGWLMRHLRSYGLFRDEHEDFKEEMKRLRALRGKAPPPRGESKRSKK, encoded by the coding sequence atgtcaaaatacaAGGATTTGGTGAACCTGACTACCCCATATGCCCGAAGGATGCAGTACCTCTCCAACAGGATCTTCGGGGAAGTTGCACGACCGACAAATTCCAAATCCATGAAAGTGGTGAAGATGTTCAGTGCAAAGCCGGTGGAAAAGAATGATTACTACGTCAACTACTACCCAAGGCATGTGGAAGTTGGCTGGCTTATGAGGCATCTCCGTTCCTACGGCCTATTCCGGGATGAGCATGAGGATTTCAAGGAAGAAATGAAGAGATTACGAGCTCTCCGTGGAAAAGCCCCACCGCCTCGAGGAGAGAGCAAGAGATCCAAGAAATAG
- the LOC129792768 gene encoding gonadal protein gdl — MQENSENPQEFVENTSMTGEGIPEAPTPEYLQRKLYFLLEHLKSFHAELPETYQMRIPYELLTGLANSLLNDTIFEIVKGLMEIQHVTEKHLEQLRQQVETEHNIEVQEWMSKIHDEEELAHILSLMKIKHNQKMNETDIKLVLHLDQKVKDQQSTLERAGVPGFYVTDNPKDIKIQMHLLDFILRLSNMKFESK; from the exons atgcaagaaaattcagaaaatccACAAGAATTTGTGGAAAACACCTCAATGACTGGAGAAGGGATCCCTGAAGCTCCCACGCCGGAAtatttgcagagaaaattgtattttctccTAGAACATCTCAAATCCTTTCATGCAGAACTTCCTGA GACTTACCAAATGAGAATCCCTTATGAATTACTCACAGGATTAGCAAATTCCCTGCTAAATGACACAATCTTTGAAATAGTTAAGGGATTGATGGAGATTCAACATGTGACGGAGAAGCACCTGGAGCAGTTACGGCAGCAGGTGGAGACTGAGCATAACATCGAAGTGCAGGAGTGGATGTCAAAGATTCACGATGAGGAGGAATTGGCGCATATTCTCAGCTTAATGAAGATTAAGCACAACCAGAAGATGAATGAGACTGACATCAAATTAGTTTTGCACCTCGATCAGAAAGTTAAGGATCAGCAGTCGACGCTGGAAAGGGCCGGCGTTCCAGGATTCTACGTCACTGATAACCCGAAGGATATTAAGATACAAATGCATCTGCTGGATTTCATCCTGAGACTCAGTAATATGAAGTTTGAATCTAAATAA